A genomic region of Trifolium pratense cultivar HEN17-A07 linkage group LG3, ARS_RC_1.1, whole genome shotgun sequence contains the following coding sequences:
- the LOC123914344 gene encoding 9-cis-epoxycarotenoid dioxygenase NCED2, chloroplastic-like gives MIMAPSSLALNSSTWVTSNNKPHQFSNSLSSSSFLDLGLYNKKSTLKLKKKPNRKVVECALHSPSVFDFPKQPYKQPLITKENVPNKPKKDTQWNPIQKAAAMALNMFESALLSRELQQPLPKTSDPRIQIAGNFAPVPEQPVVHSLPITGTIPDCVNGVYVRNGANPMFEPVSGHHLFDGDGMVHAVTINDGVASYACRFTETERLVQERELGRAVFPKAIGELHGHSGIARLLLFYARSLCGIVDHRNGSGVANAGLVFFNGKLLAMSEDDLPYELKITPSGDLQTIGRYSFLDQLHSTMIAHPKIDPVSGELFALSYDVARPYIKYFRFTPDGVKSRDVEIRLPVPTMTHDFAITENFVVIPDHQVVFKLEEMIRGGSPVIFDGAKKSRFGVLPKYAKDASSIIWVESPDTFCFHLWNAWEEPENDEVVVIGSCMTPPDSIFNESDENLKSVLSEIRLNLKTGESTRRTIVQNLNLEAGMVNRNRLGRKTRFAYLAVAEPWPKVSGFAKVDLVSGEVKIHKYGDGKYGGEPFFLPSGGCENENENEEEDEGYIMALVHDERRCKSELEIVNAVNMKVEATVKLPSRVPYGFHGTFVEAKDLALQ, from the coding sequence ATGATCATGGCACCTTCTTCACTAGCACTCAACTCTAGCACATGGGTTACTAGTAATAATAAACCTCATCAATTCTCAAACTCACTCTCCTCTTCATCTTTTCTTGATTTGGGCTTATACAACAAAAAGTCCACCCTAAAGTTGAAGAAGAAGCCCAATAGAAAAGTAGTTGAATGTGCTCTCCACTCTCCTTCAGTATTTGATTTCCCAAAACAACCCTACAAACAGCCCTTAATTACCAAAGAAAATGTCCCAAACAAACCCAAAAAAGACACACAGTGGAACCCAATACAAAAAGCAGCAGCAATGGCATTAAACATGTTTGAAAGCGCGTTACTTTCACGCGAGTTACAACAACCACTTCCAAAAACCTCGGACCCAAGAATTCAAATCGCCGGAAACTTCGCTCCAGTGCCAGAACAACCCGTAGTTCACTCTCTTCCTATCACCGGCACAATTCCAGATTGTGTAAACGGCGTTTATGTCCGTAACGGCGCGAACCCAATGTTCGAGCCAGTTTCTGGTCACCATCTTTTCGATGGTGACGGCATGGTTCATGCCGTTACCATCAATGACGGTGTTGCAAGTTATGCATGCCGTTTCACTGAAACAGAGAGACTAGTCCAAGAGCGAGAATTAGGCCGAGCTGTGTTTCCGAAGGCCATTGGAGAACTCCATGGCCATTCAGGCATCGCAAGGCTTCTTCTCTTTTACGCTAGAAGTCTTTGCGGTATAGTTGATCACCGGAATGGCTCCGGTGTTGCTAACGCCGGCCTTGTCTTCTTCAACGGGAAACTCCTTGCTATGTCGGAAGATGATCTTCCTTATGAACTGAAAATCACTCCCTCCGGTGATCTTCAAACTATTGGCCGTTATAGCTTCCTTGATCAGCTTCATTCCACAATGATCGCACACCCGAAAATCGACCCTGTCTCCGGTGAACTCTTTGCATTGAGCTACGACGTAGCTAGACCTTATATCAAATACTTCCGTTTCACACCCGACGGAGTAAAATCACGGGACGTTGAAATTCGTCTTCCAGTACCAACAATGACGCATGATTTCGCGATCACTGAGAATTTCGTAGTAATCCCAGATCATCAAGTTGTGTTCAAGCTTGAAGAAATGATCAGAGGTGGTTCTCCGGTGATATTCGACGGAGCAAAGAAATCGAGATTTGGAGTGCTTCCAAAGTATGCAAAAGACGCTTCTAGCATCATTTGGGTTGAATCACCAGACACGTTTTGTTTCCATTTATGGAACGCATGGGAAGAACCAGAAAATGATGAAGTTGTTGTTATTGGTTCGTGCATGACGCCACCGGATTCAATCTTCAACGAAAgcgatgaaaatttgaaaagtgtTTTATCAGAGATAAGGTTGAATCTAAAAACAGGGGAATCAACTCGCCGAACCATCGTTCAGAATTTGAATTTAGAAGCTGGGATGGTGAACCGGAACCGGCTCGGTAGAAAAACCCGGTTCGCTTATTTGGCAGTAGCTGAACCGTGGCCCAAAGTATCCGGGTTCGCTAAGGTTGATCTTGTAAGTGGGGAGGTGAAGATTCATAAGTATGGAGATGGAAAGTATGGTGGAGAACCGTTTTTTTTACCATCAGGGGggtgtgaaaatgaaaatgaaaatgaagaggAGGATGAGGGGTACATTATGGCGTTAGTGCATGATGAGAGGAGGTGTAAATCAGAATTAGAGATAGTAAACGCCGTGAACATGAAAGTGGAAGCAACCGTTAAGTTACCTTCTAGAGTGCCATATGGTTTTCATGGCACGTTTGTGGAAGCTAAGGATTTGGCGTTACAATGA